In Mytilus edulis chromosome 8, xbMytEdul2.2, whole genome shotgun sequence, the genomic window AGTAGGGCACCCAGGATGTGGTAAATCAGCAACTGCTAAGCATGTGGCGTTAAAGTTACAAAGAGAGGAAGGATACGAAATTGGAGAAGCAGATCAGCCTGATGATATTGTCAAATATTATAAttcaaaaactaaacaattatTTCTAATAGAAGATATATGCGGAAAATTTGCAATTGATCAGCAAAAGGCTGATCAATGGACAGAAAATGACtcgaaaattgaaaaattgctacaaccaaacacaaataataaatttctTATTACAACAAGAGTTAGTATTTACAAGAGTGAATGTTTTCCACTGCTGAAATGTTTAGACATTCAAGAGTTTAACTTTGGAGGTACTTCTAAACTTTCAAACGAGGAAATGAGATCAATAGCGCTAAAGTATATCCCTAGAGACACAGCAGTTAGTATAGACGACTCAATATTTCAGCAATTTCCCTTTTTTCCATTAATGTGTAAGATTTACTCCAATATGACAGAACAAGAtccaaatttctttaaatatccAATCGAACTTATACAAAAGGAAGTCAATGACATAAAGCAGAGAGACGAGTCTTCGTTTGTTGCACTCTGCTTACTGGTTCTTTACAACAATGCTTTAAATAAAAAGCATTTCGAGGCGAATTCATCCAGTATCACTTATTGTGTAGAAATGATTATTCGTGAAACTTCAATAAAAAGTTGTTATTCGTTACTTGAAATTGAGCAGAGTCTTAAACACAAGCTGCATCTTTTCGTTTCAAAAAATGAATCGGTATATGTCGCGATTCATGATAAGATGTTTGACATTATTTCAGCTGTAATGATTCCATTAATGTTCAAGTCCGTCATAAAATTTGGTGACAGTTCGTTGCTGTCAAGTCGGATTCAGTTTCGTTCACTCGACGAGAAACCTAATGATTTTGTGCAGCTTCTACCCACTGAATTAGAAAGTACATACTTTGACAGGCTTCGTTTGGATATAGAGCATGGGTATCATTGGGATGTGTTCGGAAATATACAAACGCGTTTCAAACAATACCGTGatctatttttacaaaattttaaaaatatgcagTTAAAGGTGACCATGGTGGGAAACGATGGTTCAACTCCGTTATTTGTTTCCGCATATAAAGGATATCAAGATTTCGTCGAATATCTAGTAGATACATTTCCAGAACAAATTGTCCAACGAGATGAACACAACAGATCACCTCTATATATAGCTTGCAAACAAGGGCATGTAGGAGTTGTTAAATATATGTTGGTATTTGACAAAGATGTCCATCAACTGCAAAATCGTAACTGTACTCCGTTTTATATAGCTTGCCAGATGGGACACTTAGATATTGCTAAGCTTTTATATCAGCAGGATTCAACTAATCAAAGTGAGaggaacaaatataaaaatagaaagagTGCTGCATTTAAAAAAGACgagataaaaaaaagtgcacacgaTAATCTTATTAACAAGCCAATGGATACAGGAATAACGCCGTTGATGGCTGCTGCATATAATGGACATACAGACGTGGTCACATTTCTACTAGATATTAATGTTGCGTTTGATAGCGCTGACCACATTGAATCAACCGCCCTTCATTATGCCTGTTTAAACAATCATGCAGATATTGTACGTTTATTAGTCAGTCATGGAGCTGAAGTGGACCCAGTTGATCAGAAGAATCAAACACCATTTTATATGTCTTGCTGTTATGGTCACATGGATATAATCAAACTATTACTTTTTGGTAACGAGCCTATTAAAAGAAGTATTGGTAGCAAAAAAAGTACATCCCTATTATCGGACAATTCTTCATTATTTGTTCCTTTTAGTCATCATAGCCTTCACATAAACAAATGTGTTGATCTAAATGTGAAGGATGTAGGGGGTGATACCGCTTTACACGCTGCATGCTTCAACGGACACTTTGAAGTAGTGAAATTATTGATTCAAATAGGGATGAACGTTAATGAAAGTAACTGCAAAGGACAAACTCCTCTTCTGATGGCTTGTGCAAACGGATTCTTTAATATAGCAAAATTATTGATTAATAATAATGCAAATATCAATCAAAGTGATAATGAAAAGTTTACACCTTTGTTGTATGCTTCCAACAGTAATTTAGATACAGTCGAATTATTGATTAAACACAACTGTGACATCGATGCTAAAAACTGTGATGATATTACCGCCTTACATAAAGCATGTAGCAATGGGCATGCACAAATAGTTGATATACTTATAGGTAACGGGGCAAACATAAACGCATGCGACAGAGGGGGTAAAACGCCTTTATTCTATGCTGCAAGAAATAATAAAGTTGATGTTATAGAACTTCTTTTAAGTCGCGGAGCAAACGTTGATTATTGGGAGGAAGGCGGAGTTACTCCTCTGCAGGGTGCTTGTAAATACGGGCACATAGATGCAGTAGTCAGTCTCTTGAAGTACAATGCTGATGTAAATGCTGCGCGTTGTCCAAAATTGAAACCAATTATCTTAGCAAAAGAGGGCAGCTTCTTTGATATCATACAAATCCTGGAGGAACaattaaagaaaatgaaagtgtAATTAATGTGTATATGTAACAAAAGTTATATTTCACTGAAGATAACGATCTTCTCCTTTAACTGTATTTCCTTGTGAAACCTCGTTTGAACTAAATTTGGAGCATTTGTTATGACATTGTAGTTTTATTGTTACACACATCGATGTAAACATCTATTACGCATATCATGTGTACAAATGCGACTTTTTTGTTGACAATAATATAGCTAGTACCTAAAATTGACAAACCATGGATTACAGAGAACTGTAGAACTTTACGTTGACAGTTAAATCAgcgttatatttttaaatgaaaaccgTATTAATGACAACAGAATGAAATTGAACATTAATAAACAGaaatacaaacaaacacacaTGTGACTCAAGAGAAAGTACAAATACTAACACGGAAATATGTTGAATCGGTTGCGTAGAAATGACCGAAAAAAAATTGCCGGAATTTTAAAAGAACACGGAATAATAATTTGTATTCTAAAACACTGTAGGGAAATACGAATAACGAAAGAGAAAATCAAACAAGTCAATTGCAATACCAAATGTTATCGAAAGATTTAGACCCCCCGTTCAATGAGAATAAACTCACTCATGGAATAGAACAACTCAAACGAGATAAAACTATTGGATTTGACATACTAAATGAATACCTTATTACTGGTAAAGCTGTATGGACACAAATCCTGTGTAAACTATTAAATGATATTTCAAATACTGAAAGTTTCCCGCAAAAATGGTACCTATGTTTAAGAAGAGGTGTCGATGATCCTAAAATCTATCGCGGAATATCGTTGGTTTCGCACATTTGGGAAGCCGTTTACCTCCATAATAAATACTCGATTGTGGAAATGGTGTGAGAGAAACAAATTTGCAATACGTATTCCTTCTTGGCCTTAGTACAATATATGTGCTATGTTTGCCCTTCATGCACTCATAACAAAGGCTTTAAGAAAAATGAAACgtttaaattgttgttttataGATTATAGAAGACAAAAATTATTAAGATAGGGTATTACAGGGACgatatttaatgtaattttaaaaatcaatgtaTATGAACTTGAAATCATGTGTTAAGATAAATGGTATATTATCTTAATGTTTTGAACTCACTGCTGGCCATGTGCAAGCGGAATCTTTATCTCCTCTTTTGTATTCTTTATATGCAGATGGCAAGAGGATGGAGttgataaaacatatttttcaatcttatttacttaaattgttaaaattgatatCTTTTGATGTATGCAGATGATATggttttattcattgaaaataTACAAGATTTACAGCAAATGATTGATAGTGTAAATTCTTACTCAAatgaaaatgatttgtttattaattttacaaaacCAAACATTGTTATTTTCAGAAATAGAGGTAAGCGTAAATAGAAAGAACTTGGGTTTTAAATGGTCATACTATTGAGATCTGTAATAAGTTTATGTATTtaggattatttttttattatacgtCTGGTAATTTTGTTAATACAAAAACTAGACTGTCAGAACCAGGAAAAGAATGATTTTTATAACCATAAAACATTTTTGACTTAATTTGAAACTTATGCTGCAAGTATTTGAACTATGGGTGTGAACATTTGAGGTATCATAAGGTACCAGATATTGAAAGGGTTCATATGTATATTTCGAAATGTATCTACTGAAAGTAAAAAAAGAGTACTGTTTGAAAATGGTATATTGTGAACTGAGTATCCTACATATGTGTGTAGAGAGAGAATATAGAATGGTAAAAAAATAGATACAATTATTATGTTCTAATAATTGCATATTGAAAAATTGTTCCGATGAAATGTGTAGTAgctgttaaaaaaattatcagcaaaacTGGTGCAGTAAGGTTGCAGATATTTTGGGAAAATACGTCTTCAACATTTTTCTGGTTAAGTCAAAAGGTAGATAATGAAGATTTTTGTATGTTGACAATTGAAAGAGAGGATGGTTGATACATTATATGCGAAGCAAATGCTTTCTTTGAAGTCTGAAATAAATGGgaatcatataaatatattttttgtacacatactttatattttacttaGACAAACATTGTCAAGTGAATTATATTGTTAAACCTAATATTTGTAAATACCGTATTATATATAAAATGGACAGGAAAGATTGATAATGGCCTTATTGTAATACAAGTTTCTTTGAAGACgagtttcattttttatttgaatataataaatatGCTGCGATTACGGTTAATATATGAAACAATATTACTGGAATCACCTCAGTCTCTACTTATAAATTATTACAATTGTTATCTGTACAAATATTAAAGAACTAAACAATCGTAGTAAATGGTTAAAATTAGCCGAGAAACTACGCTGTTAACTTTTAACAATGTTATGAATGTCATTTTCTGCGGTATACTTAACATTGTATTGTATAAGTgtgattttttgtatttaaatgtatttaacattttattatcatATGTCTGTGTATGTGTTATGATGCATGTATGATTATTTTGTCAATCATTGTGTATATTTTATATCCTGTACTTGCCTTTAGAATAAAGTATCTTACATACGCAAATTTAATGTGCTTCAATTTAAACAGCTGTTTAAAAATGTAGTGGCGATTTTAGTCGTGAGTGTGTTTGAATTAATTTTCCCTTTTAGTGTTCGTTAagtgaaaaacacaaaagaagtCATGACAACCTTAATTTATATtgtctgtaaaaaaaatgaaactaagaTGAATGAAAAGACACTACAAGATTGTTAGGAATAAGAATAATATATCtatattgttatattttgatacgatgtatgttttttttattgtttttttttttctttcattggtACCTATAGGCGTTTACTGTAAGCTgttcaaacaaatggaaaatggTACTCGTCGAGTTGGTTTTTCtactttttacaaataattgactttttgaaatattttctcaaCTAATTTTCCTCAAACGTCCATGATTATGTTATCTTggattgaatgatttttttttttagttataagttGAACTAATTCACATGAAGATATCCTAATAATGATTTCCTTTAgatgtaaatataaatactgcaaagttttcaacattatatttttacattttaacactGATTATAGCTAGATACAGCTTTCGTGCATATTTTATTAGCCAAGCCATTATGCATTCGAATTATATTTCTGTGTAATTTCGGTTAGAAcagatgaaaaaaaagtttaaaaatagtATTAAATTTATCATCGTTGTAATTTGTCCGacctacattttttattttttgttttttaattattttggcTAAATGAATCGCAAACATTAATTAagagcatacgatacagttttgattttgatgaaaatttgcatatatgcTATGTTTACCTGatttaatcaaatatgtaataaaaaaaaatataccttc contains:
- the LOC139485730 gene encoding uncharacterized protein; the protein is MENCRPQLRKDTKRYLRLACLLLHIAPRALRRHFDHEFHPDKLQAFILQKQSKILELKQRRCITQTQYELLYPAGELSSTNFDMTLMTFLLRNFTDLSFSDKLPSDHLIDIGSDISRLGYYRNVIVHSKDGCVSEDEFHTMWHCVSQAIKRLAEEPLCRGEISSLLESTLSGSIDEASIQQDVNQQRQLDELTERVLKLETENINRSEIRRKTISIWKEENKKFVITKISEFVTETLTKHKAVILVGHPGCGKSATAKHVALKLQREEGYEIGEADQPDDIVKYYNSKTKQLFLIEDICGKFAIDQQKADQWTENDSKIEKLLQPNTNNKFLITTRVSIYKSECFPLLKCLDIQEFNFGGTSKLSNEEMRSIALKYIPRDTAVSIDDSIFQQFPFFPLMCKIYSNMTEQDPNFFKYPIELIQKEVNDIKQRDESSFVALCLLVLYNNALNKKHFEANSSSITYCVEMIIRETSIKSCYSLLEIEQSLKHKLHLFVSKNESVYVAIHDKMFDIISAVMIPLMFKSVIKFGDSSLLSSRIQFRSLDEKPNDFVQLLPTELESTYFDRLRLDIEHGYHWDVFGNIQTRFKQYRDLFLQNFKNMQLKVTMVGNDGSTPLFVSAYKGYQDFVEYLVDTFPEQIVQRDEHNRSPLYIACKQGHVGVVKYMLVFDKDVHQLQNRNCTPFYIACQMGHLDIAKLLYQQDSTNQSERNKYKNRKSAAFKKDEIKKSAHDNLINKPMDTGITPLMAAAYNGHTDVVTFLLDINVAFDSADHIESTALHYACLNNHADIVRLLVSHGAEVDPVDQKNQTPFYMSCCYGHMDIIKLLLFGNEPIKRSIGSKKSTSLLSDNSSLFVPFSHHSLHINKCVDLNVKDVGGDTALHAACFNGHFEVVKLLIQIGMNVNESNCKGQTPLLMACANGFFNIAKLLINNNANINQSDNEKFTPLLYASNSNLDTVELLIKHNCDIDAKNCDDITALHKACSNGHAQIVDILIGNGANINACDRGGKTPLFYAARNNKVDVIELLLSRGANVDYWEEGGVTPLQGACKYGHIDAVVSLLKYNADVNAARCPKLKPIILAKEGSFFDIIQILEEQLKKMKV